The Gossypium hirsutum isolate 1008001.06 chromosome A13, Gossypium_hirsutum_v2.1, whole genome shotgun sequence nucleotide sequence AATGGATATTTTCCAAGCACGCAATCTACGTGAGCAGAAGTGTCATGAGTTTCGCAATGGTAAAACCAGTACTTTGGATCCCTTTTTTCCTCACAAATGTCACAATAATGATATTTTGCATAATCATTAATTTTGTCATAAGTGAGTGTAAGAAGATGATCATCGCATTTATGATTAACTGTAGTTGGTAGCGTAACACAGAAACCGCATAAATGAAAATTACAATCCTTACAACTACATGTGTTAAAGATATCTTCCCCACAACCACTACACTGCTTCTCATTACCATGATAGAGAAGAAGAGGGTGTTTATGCCCTGGAATTTTTACAGCATCTTGGAGAGTTAGACCAAAACATCGAAGGCAAACTTCATATCCACATTCATTACATTTATAAGAAAATCCATTGAAAAGGTACCTGCATACTTCACATTTGAACATGCAGTCTGAAGTAAGGATGAAGGGTTTCAATCCAGAAAAAAATTCCGTTCCTGCTCAAGTATGACTCGAACAAAGCTTCATCTTAGGCAATTCAGCACAAGATTTATGAAGAAAGAAATCACACCGCGAGCAATGATAGAACTTAGCGGAGATCAAAAACAAGCACCCATCACAACATTTATTACCATGCTCTCTGATGTTGTCACTTAACATCAAGTAGTGCTTATGCTTGAAATGTTCTATTAGTGTGGCTTCTCCATCATCATTCGTCTCAAGAACCTTAGTGATGGAGTTAACAGGTATATCAAGAGACTTGTCATCTTCATTTTCCTGTGAAACTATGCAATAATAATCCTCTCCTTTCAATGCACAATTCACATGGAATATAACATTGCAATCTGCACAGAAGTAACTACCATACTCTGTATCGACAACTTCATGGCACCACATGCAAttcaaactttcaaaatattCCTTGTGAATGAAATAGGTGTGAAAAACACGATGGTCATGCCACGTGTGTTGGATAATGCGTGGCAATGAAATGCATTTTTTATGGACCATACTACTGCATGTACCACATGTATAGGCAACATGATGTCCTTCAGTGCCACAAGCATCACAAATGAATGAATTTTGTCTAAAAAATAAGGTGAACTGGTGTTGATGACTTTTATCTTCAATGTCCGGAAAAGGTGATGCACATTCAATGTGAACACCAAACTGACAAGGTGAACAAGCATACAAAAGGCCTCTTCTTTGGGTTACTTGGCACATCTTGCAAGAAAGGCGTTCACTATTAAATTGCAGAACAAGAGGATGTTTGCGATGGCACACATGGCTCATTTTGAGAGGAAGCTCAGCACATTTTTTATGCAAATTAAACCCACAATCAAGAGAGAAGTATGTATACATTGCTAATGGTTCCCAACACACAAAGCACTTACCCAGGTTTCCACCATCGTTTTTAGAGGAAAACGATGGATCCTCATGGGCAACATGCTCAAGCTCTTTCAAATTTCTTTCAgcaatattaaatgtaaacaaaACACATTTAATATGAAAGTCCAAGCCACAAGAGCAATGGTAAATGGATTTCTCACATGTTTCATTACAGAAATCGCAAACGCACCTTGTGCCAGAAGTGTAAGGTGGATTTTGCAGAAGCAAGAGAGGATGGTGGCGATGAAAAGGATGGTTAAGCTCCAAAGGTGCCTCGGCACATGTCTTGTGGAGGTAAAACCCACAGCACTCCACACAGCTAAAACATGGAGCTGAAACCTTCTCCCCACACCTTGAGCAATCAACAACTCCATTGCCATTGCCAATCAACTGCTCCTCATTTAACATCAACAGTGGATGTTGATGCCCATGGTTCTTTAGCTCTTCCATTTCTCCTTCCTCTCTGTCTCTTTCAATGTtgtagagaaaaaaaaatgaaatagaataagtAAAAGAAAGCAGAAAATTAGAAGGGAGAGATTCCAAATGTTTATTTGTAGGAGTCTGTTTAAACTTGCTATGGTACTTTGCTTCAATGGTGGGTTGCCTATACCTATATATGTTCTTCTTTATTTATAATTACTATATGAATGGAAAGCAATGGGTTTGAGTGTATTCTAAGTAAATTATCaattttgagaaaattagttgaaactaaaaatatatgtttattttttttcttatattcttTGCTTTGTGAATTAGATAATGAATATTGATATTGAAtgtattttagtattatttttgtgtaaaaataataataatttgatttttcgTATTAcaaatttttcaattaaaaatgatataaaaaattaaattttcctaaaaaaaaagaattatattattgttttaactgaaaattaaaaacatatttaatttgttatgatgattagaataaaaaaattattgtactaataaaatattgattttaaattattttattatatttttttaacattgatttttttaaacttttttttagcaaattaaagaaaaaataaagttagATAGCTTAATTATACAATTACCGAGTCACCAATCGGCTTATGATAACCTGTAATAGAAATGGCTCTACTCGCTTGGTATTTGCTCAACCACGTCAATTTTAATGGGTCATCGTTAAATAAAGTAGCCATGTGAATGCATACGAGAGATCTCTCTATTATATAGAGATCTAatcaaattagtctttatactattaaataaatcaatttaatttttataatactaaaaaatttagataatacaaaattggaatagagttaacatttattatttaaaaaatattagttaatatttttaaagttttatggtTTTGTAAATTTAATCTTTTGTTTGGAACAAGGTTTTCAAAACCAAACCGATGGTAGAATCGATCGAGCCCCAAGTTGTCAGTCCAATAGTCCATCCTGTTCGATtagataaatcattaaaaattcataaaaaataaaaaaaattaaaaaatttggttcaaccaattttttttctaattcaacCAGTTTAATGTCTTTCTCTGAATCGGTACCACGATCAAATCCCAATCAGTTTGACCGACCGTTGCAGTCCGATTCAAACAACCATGGTTTAGACTTGaattgtaattaaaatataattttcaagatattttttatacattaaatattaaatgtgtcacaatttaaccttatttaattctttttaacaaATCAATGGTCTAATTTGATCCATCCCTATAATTTAGCTTCCTAGTTTGCTTCTTGCAATATACATGGCGTATCTGCATAGCTAACTTCCGATCAAGCAAGCATTGAATTCTTTAAAACCGTGCGGCATTAGTAAGGAGACGTTTTTTTCAAAGTGAGGCATAAGAACATTCGGATTCTTCGTGGTCCCTCAAATCTTCATGCAAGCAACCATAAAGGATCATGTTGGTTCCAAGAGATCTTCCTTAGTTCGTTATATTCTTTTGATAGAAGGCACAACTTTCTTTATTTGTATGCCCATATAATTTGTTACATTCAACCTCTGAATCATATTTGAACTTCATATTGTCAACCAAGCCACTTGTTCAATGGCAAATTACTTTTGTTGATGTGTTCTTGGTTGGGTTCGAATATCGAAAACCCAATCTCACTCCCCttattatatacatgtatttgaACTTCATGTTTGTTGGTGAGAAAATGGTACAAAGTAAACTGAATTATGCTTTTTGTTTGGTTTGTTTCCAAGGGAAAGCTTTATGGAAGCCAACAAGAACGGAAATTTGGTTGATGTTGATCGGGAGGCGTTCGAAACTTGGAAAAACATGAGCGAGGAGGTATCAGTCACTCACTCCTCCCAATTTTCCGTAACTTTTCATTGGAAGTTTTCTGTTGTAATTTTGTATTGAGTATTGTCCCGAGTATTTTCTTTAATAGGATAGGAAACCATATGTTACTCAAGCTAGAAAGTTGAACTCAGCCTACATGAAGGATATTGTTAGAAAGTGGCCTTGCATGCAGCACATGCACCAGCAAGCAGACCAAGAAGATTAGGCCAAGACCAGAAGCTGCTGAGCCAAGTGCTACTGCCATTCATTTTGTTCTATTTTGTCACTTTAGTTAATGTAATGCATTCTAGTTCATTTGGAACTATGTTTGTTTGATGATTGATGTAATTCAGTGGTGAATGAGCTGAAAATCAGCTTTGTTTTGTTGTACAAGTTAAATTACCAAGTTTCTGTTGGTGTTTTAAACAAAGCAAAGCAAGCAGAGTCGAAAGCTTGTGCAGCAAGTCTCGTGACTTGCTGAAGAAACAAAACAGATTTGCTAAGAAGAACAAGAACAGAAAATCGAAAGCAAAGAAAAATGAAgcataaatttgaatgaaattcaatGGTTTTTTATTAAGTAAAAGTTTTGGCTTGtggccattacatatatcagtcatgGACTGATCAAAATAAGTCAAATATATCACCTAATGTATACCTAATACCACTAAGATACATTGAAACTTGATAAATTAACTTGTACAACAAAACAAAGATGAATTTTTCAGCTCAATCTCcacctaattacatcaatcaTAAAACAAACATAGTTCCAAGTGAACTAGAATGCATTACATTGACTAAGTTAACAAAATAACTCAAAGTGAGTGACAGTAGCATTTGGCTAGACTGCTTCTGGTTTTGGCCTGGTCTGCATGGTCTGTCTGCTGGTGCATGTGCTACATGCAAGGCCACTTtctaacactcctccttggtctTCATGCTGCTAACTCCAAGTTCTTTTCTAAGCTTGATGAACCTTGACTCGTTAAGGGCCTTTGTGAAAATGTCAGCAATTTGATCTTCTGAATTGTAATGAATCAGCTCTATTTCACgagcttgttccatctcccttaCCACATGCAACTTAATGCTGAAGTGCTTGGTTCTACCATGGAAGACAgggttctttgcaattgcaacagcagatttgtTATCACAAAAGATCTCTATTGCCTCCCTTTGATGTAGATTCAAATCAGCTAAAATCTTTCTTAGCCAAACAGCTTGATTAACAGCATTAGCAGTAGCAACATACTCATCTTCTGCTGTTGACTGAGCAACTGTAGATTGTTTTttagaactccagcaaaacataGCTAAACTAAGGGtaaaagcataccctgaggtACTCTTCAAGTCATCTTTTGAACCGGCCCAATCACTGTCCGTGTAGCCTATCAGTTTTAGTTTTTCACTTTTGCTAAAATGTAAACCATGGCTCAAGGTCCCTTTCAAGTACCTAAGGACCCTCTTTCCTGCTTGAAGATGCTGCTTGTTGCAGCAATGCATGAATCTCGATAGCATACTTACTGCAAACATAATGTCTGGTCTTGTTGCTGTTAAATACAAAAGACAACCAACAAGACTTCTATAATCAGACTCACTGACTTGTCCATAGTCTCCTTGACTCGATAGTTTCATTCCAACAGCCATAGATGTGGTTGTTGGCTTGCAATTTTCCATGGAGAACTTGCTTAGAATCTTTGTAGCAAATGTCTTCTGTCCCAAGAAGATTTCATTTTGAGTTTGCTGCacttccattccaagaaagtaGGTCATTTTCCctaaatcagacatttcaaacatttccatcattTTGGCTTTGAAATCAGCCAACATTTTTTGATCTCCTCCTGTGACcagaagatcatcaacatacaaggatACAACGAGCTGTGTTTCAGCTTGTTTCTTCTTGACATACAGGGTTGGCTCACTAGAACTCGTTTCAAATCCCAAGCTGACCAGGTAACTGTCGATCCTGatataccaggcccttggtgcctgCTTTAGGCCATACAAAGCCTTCTTCAATCTGTACACCATGTCTTCTTTGCCTGACATAACAAAGCCTTGAGGTTGGTCAATGTAAATCTCCTCTTCAAGGAAACCATTGAGAAATGTAGACTTGACATCCAGTTGATGAATGATCCATTGCCTTTGTGCAGCCAAAGCAACTAGCAATCTAACTGTATCTAGCCTGGCTACTGGTGCAAAAGTCTCCATGTAGTCCAGGCCATACTTCTGGCTAAAGCCCTTTACAACTAGCCTGGCtttgagcttgtttaagctcccATCTGCATTCTGCTtggctcgatagacccattttactccaatAATCTTCCTCTTGTCTGGTTTAGGAACCAGTTCCCATGTCTGGTTCTTCTCTATCATGGCTATTTCATCAGACATTGCCTGTTTCCACCCTTCATGTGCTTCAGCATATTCAAAACAACTTGGTTCTTCTAGTGCAACTTGTGCCCTCTCATAAACATCAGCCAATATTCTTGTACCcctgactggttcatcatcaatgtccatttctaGACCATTTTGATCTGGTTCAGTCTGATCAGCCGCAAGTTCTTCAGAAATGGCCTCAGGTTCATTTCTTTTCCAATTCCAGATTGCTTTTTCATTGAACACTACATCTCTGCTCACCATCACTTTGTTTGTTaaaggatccaagatcctatacCCCTTCTTAACTGAACTGTAGCCTACCAGAATACCAGCTTGAGCTCTTTTATCCAGCTTGCTTCTTCTTACAGCTGGTACTTGTGCATAACACAAACAGCCAAAGATTCTTAagtgagccagtgatggcttgaatccaaaccaTCCTTCAAATGGAGTTTTTTGATCTAAGGCCTTGGTTGGGAGCCTGTTTTGAAGGTAGACAACAGTGTTAACTGCTTCAGCCCACAAGGTTTTGGGCAGATTCTTCTGAAATAGGAGACACCTAGCCATATCCATAAGGCTTCTGTTTTTTCTTTCActtaccccattctgctgaggtgtataAACATTTGTTAGTTGGTGTTTGATGCCAGCATCATTGCACAAAGCTTGAATTTGAGTTGAAGTGTACTCAGCTCCATTGTCTGACCTGATGGTCTTTAATTTACAACCTGTTTCTGTTTTAGCTGCAGCTTTGAACTTTGTAAACACATGAGCTACTTCTGACTTGTGCcttaaaaagaaaatccagcaaTATTTGGTATGATCATCAATAAAGAGAATGAAATACTTACTTCCATTCAAGGATTCTGTCTTCATAGGACCACAGACATCTGTATGCACTGTAATGTCCCtctacccgagaccgttgccggagtcaagcaggagacattacaaaacttatcttagcacttaaaacagttttcgtagtaaactatccatctgcgtcacggttgctaaaaaaatcatatctcgagttacgaaactcgaaatccaattccgtaaattttccttgaaactagactcatatatctacttactaattttttttctagaatttttggttaggccaattagtacagtttattagaaaatgtctcccctatttcagggttcggctactctgacccttgtgcactacgaatcaaatatcttcctgtacagaaatccaatgactatgccatttgtttcaattaaaaatagactcaataaggaatccatacatataaattttgagtcctaattcttaatacaaaatttatggtgaatttctaaaattaaaatatggaatccagaaattgctctaaccctatttcaccaaaacgtaaatatctcataaaatacaactcttttacctattttgtttcttccatataaaaatagattcattaagtttcaattaaatattttttcattatctaattcactttatactatttttggtatattttcaaagttggaatacttttactgtccaaatctgttttagtataaaatgttgataactaagtttataacatcttcatttcttctctctacaatatttaccaacacttcctcttattactcttcactaacatatcaaaacataccatatttaaggttttggtaacatttacaaaacataccaaaatatcacttaacaacttagatactttcaaaatgaccaaaagacatcctaggtacaatgccattttccaaaaagatagaaacttcaccaatttgagttcggggatcggcttgtatgctgagtccttatactttcaTACCTAGcctacgcacggaaacaaaccgtacgctgagaatactctcagtggtatttctataaacaatagcttaatcaactttaaaacatggtaattcaaacatattattgctattatttaatatcaatcagtactttaataatctttactttatttacccttattaacattaCTCGGACACtaacggatacatggatccaacccacactccgggataagcacatagtgcttcatcggaataaatccggaactttaacattatagtacacaaagtacttcatcggaacaaatccgaaactttaacagtagtcgacacatagtgtctcatcgactcaatgtcggaatgtcccaatacttccaattcctatgacatgtcaactatatcctactagcccgacactgttaatagggtattcaaaatcacattcattttaatatggtaaaaatacttacctcattcacattttcatacaatataaatatcaaatatagcaataacgattaagctcggtttatagaaatacaaactactatttatcgaatttaatcgatatcttcgttcactttttcttttcccttctttgatgacgtatccggtgctacgtttgctactaacaatcatacaattaaaaatcatcaatatactaattcataaaacacattttcactttctatcaaacttttacaaaaattccaatttagtcctttttccattactaatcttttttctttaacttaagcttcatattctattttaatcaactcattaacaatttctaactcataaaattcattttaaaacataaattttgagctctattcaacttaaACCCTATTTAAACGTAACttagaattcttttaataaatcactcaattttcacttctaacttcaatttctatcaatttaacccataaaacctcaatttattcaactaaatcaatatctaaaaattttctatttttcttcattttaacctcatacatatagaactttgaattaggcatccataaacataaaaattataagaaaataagctaaaacatcttaccaatcaagctttagggccttaatcctcaaatttcccttttctatttctttctttctttctcacatttgctctctgtaactctttctatctttttttttaacttactcataaatctatattcaatataataatattaataatataatattattctaataaaataacttaatctataagaaaaactactttaacatatttaatatctttaccaactattacacatattatatcatacattcacacacatggcacttagggtctaattgctagattagtccctttactaatctttaatctataattaaacttttataccgtatgcaatttagtcctttaaactaaattcaagctacttcacttaattaaacactaaataaccattcaactataattcataaatatttctaataaatatttatgaattaatttcacggaaacagtactcaagactcaatttcTGATACCGTAACTTTTGGTTCATTACATGCACCAATTCCAACTTGCTTGATGCTCTCCAGGTTGTATTTGTAGGAAATGGAAGCCTGGCTTGCTTTCCCATTTGACAAACTTCACAAACACCTTCATTTTGTACTGACTTGgtaaaattttcaaccatttccatGCTGACCATTCGAGCCATCGATCTAAAGTTGGCATGACCaagtctttgatgccaaagcttggtgTCTTCTGTTGAAGCAACATGAGCTGAGTGTGAGTCACCTGACCAGTTGACTTCAAAGCATTTGTCACTCATGGTGACTGTCATGAGGCTTGATCAATTTGGATCAGTGATTTGGCACTCCTGGCCTTTGAACACAACTAAGTAGCCCCTTTCAAGCAGTTGAGCAATGCTAAGAAGGTTCCTGTCAATCTCAAGTACCAGCAACACATTTGTGATGACTTTGTCTCCTATGGAAGTGCATATTAGCACATCTCCTTTGCCTTCAGCCTTGATGAACTGACCATTCCCAATTTTTACCCTGGTTTTGTAGCTTTTATCTAAGGTTTTGAAGATTGTTACATCTGGAGACATGTGGTTGGTACAGCCACTGTCCAGCAATCACCCTTTTGAGCCTTTACCTTGACCAGCTAAACATGATACAGCAAATACCTGCTTTTCATGGTCACTACTGTCTTCAGCCACTCGAGCTTCTTCACCTTTTTGTTGTGGTTGGTTTTGGCCAGGTCTGCCTTTTTCTTTGCAGACCCTTTCAACATTgcccttcttcttgcagtgttgaCATACAGCATCTGGCCTGAACCAGCATCTGGCCTCTGGATGACCAGGTCTTTTACAGAATCTGCAGAGTCGATCTTCTCCtcttgcagcatcaggcttaaGCCTATTTTTCCAGTTCTTCTTGCCTTTATAGGCTGAGGTGCTTAAAGCTACTTTGGCCTTAGCTTGGAAAGCACCTTCCTGGTGCTTTTCCAATCTGCTGGCTCTCCTTTGCTCCTGGGCATAAAGAGCATTGATAAGCTCAGTTAGGGAGATAGTTGCAAGGTCTCTCGAATCCTCCAAGGATGAGATCCTAGCCCCATATCTTTCAGGCAATGTTGAGAGCACCTTCTCCACAATCCTTGCCTCATTGAACTATTCTCCTAGCAACCTTATATTGTTGACCACAGCCATTATCCTGTTTGAGTACTGTTTCACTGTCTCTTCTtctttcatcttcaaattttcaaaatctctcTTCAAATTCAACAACTCTGCTGCCTTGTTCTTTCAGTGCCTTGGAACTCCTCCTTGAGCTTGTCTCAAGCTTGCTTGGGAGTCTCACAAGCCATAATTCTTGTGAAGATAACATCAGAAACACAGTTCTGAATGCATGACATCGCcttgtgccttttggtcctctcatctGCATGCTGTCTGGTTTGAGCCACTGTGGGATTGGCTCGAAGTGGAGCTGG carries:
- the LOC107940356 gene encoding uncharacterized protein isoform X2; amino-acid sequence: MEELKNHGHQHPLLMLNEEQLIGNGNGVVDCSRCGEKVSAPCFSCVECCGFYLHKTCAEAPLELNHPFHRHHPLLLLQNPPYTSGTRLRAWKISIHQTREHLQL
- the LOC107940356 gene encoding uncharacterized protein isoform X1, encoding MEELKNHGHQHPLLMLNEEQLIGNGNGVVDCSRCGEKVSAPCFSCVECCGFYLHKTCAEAPLELNHPFHRHHPLLLLQNPPYTSGTRKMKMTSLLIYLLTPSLRFLRRMMMEKPH
- the LOC107940368 gene encoding uncharacterized protein, whose amino-acid sequence is MSSQLHFEPIPQWLKPDSMQMRGPKGTRRCHAFRTVFLMLSSQELWLVRLPSKLETSSRRSSKALKEQGSRFNEARIVEKVLSTLPERYGARISSLEDSRDLATISLTELINALYAQEQRRASRLEKHQEGAFQAKAKVALSTSAYKGKKNWKNRLKPDAARGEDRLCRFCKRPGHPEARCWFRPDAVCQHCKKKGNVERVCKEKGRPGQNQPQQKGEEARVAEDSSDHEKQVFAVSCLAGQDVTIFKTLDKSYKTRVKIGNGQFIKAEGKGDVLICTSIGDKVITNVLLVLEIDRNLLSIAQLLERGYLVVFKGQECQITDPN